acagcaccactgaaaataagtgttgagtaCATGGTGGCATTGTGGAATTGTGGAGCCGACTAGCGTGgacgtgaagagcagaggtgccataggcacaatcagagaacactgtataaacatcagaggtccgcggttgttcaacgtcctcccagcaagcataagaaatattgccggacattttcaagaggaaactagatttattcctccaaggagtgccggaccaaccgggctgtggtgggtatgtgggcctgcgggcaaccacaagcaacagcctggtggaccaaactctcacaagtcaagcctggcctcgggccgggcttggggagtagaagaactcccagaaccccatcaaccaggtatcaaccaggacgtgacctcaccagctgtgacgccTGGACGCCACGACCTCACACCTGACGagccgcgtggagtactttctcgcctgtttgtgctgcagattgttcaaagtattgaggagcgccttttttggctaggttgttactgcaatgacaagatcAATAAGGggctcaaggtcaatcaccagcagggacgaggaggaggacagatttatagacaaattaatagggaaatttgtagagagaaggagcgattggatggaggatccAATCCAAGGGATAAAAAGCGAGTTatctcagcaaatacaggatgcagtagagaggcagaaacaggagCTTATGCTCTTTATTCAGGAGAGATTAGGAAGGAAAGAGAGGACTGGCagagggaatgttaggtttagcagtctccgtggtgtagtggtaagacactcgcctggcgttccgcgagcgctatgtcatgggttcgtatcctggccggggaggatttactgggcgcaattccttaactgtagcctctgtttaacgcaacagtaaaatgtgtacttggatgaaaaaacaattcttcgcggcggggatcgtattccagggacctgcccgaaatgctatgcgtactagtggctgtacaagaatgtaacaactcttgtatatatctcaaaaaaaaaaaaaaaaaaaaaaaataaaaaaaaaaaaaaaatgtgctcggatcacaaacgaattaggaaggattaacagcatggctaaggacagaggattagtgggggatgggttagtgagtgcggttgggatggggaatccccaggggacaggctaccagcatgagagtgaatTACTAAAGAGAAGGACCATTATAATACACAGGTTATTCGAATCTGggacaccaacaagacaagaaaggatagagacggaaaaatatgaagtgcatgagatattgagatgtattggagcaggaatggcagaacacgaggttgatatcagccgccgggttggaccttacaattgtaccaagaatagacctgttctggtgcaattctacaATGAGGAGgccgtggagtacataatgaggaacaagcatttattcagaggaagtgaaatgcattacaatgtgtttattgaaaagttcatgacgaaagatgagcaaatagcccacaagaatagatggcaagcacGGCACCGTACTCTCTCAGGTagcctcacctcccaggtcacctcccaggccacctcccaggtcacctcccaggtcacctcccaggtcacctcccaggtaacatcctccccaactcagcccttctatacctcccccctgcctcagccccccaaccccccctgcctcatcccccccaaacccccctgccccttccacactTACACTTCCCCAACAACTCCCCGGCCCCTGCTACATCATACCTGTCAACGAcctcagtgggtcaagccatgccctccccaaacccaccttcccgtcccccctcccctactcccctgccccttctaccccatggctttcaattccatctgctccatcccagcttccactgcacccctcttccactcaccctcaTACCcctcccaaccctcacccctcctttgCACCTCCAGCCAACATTTaacccccctcaccttgtgaccccccctaacaccttcccccatctccctcttcccctcttctaccccaaaacccccacctacccccgattcccccctaactaatgaaccctctcttccactcccagcacccatgcccccttttcctctcagccctctgccctcaatatccctctccccccccccccaacctctcaacctctatttgATTCTCAGTCTCACTATTTCTCAACCCTCCTGTGCCATTCAGActctccctaactttcagacccattatgcctttCCTAcctccctagatgcccagaccccattcacaTTCCAGGCACTCTCAGGCACCcacctagcacccccccccccccagacacccccacagcccccacttgccccccagacagccccagtaccccccagaccccctctgaaagggggaactctggcaccagagtttccaagaagagtctcaaggtttggaacaccaatgctgatggggtatccaataaagcagaagagataaaagaaagagttagtgaggcagacccagacatagtggcaatagtggaaactaaaataaatgtcatgatctcggatgcaatctttccagaggggtaccaggtgataagaaaagaaaggacacagagacagggaggaggagtggcactcctaataaagcggaaatggaagtttgatgagctggaaaatccgggtaccaatgaaagcacaagctccatacatggaactctgacagtggatgggaagaagattgtaatcttgatactctacaatcccccaccaaacagtagaaggcccaggcaggagtatgaggacagcaacataactatagaaacaacagaacacaagggagcagagaaagataccaggaatgaatacgtcggggtgagaagagagggagagaagcaatatgaaaatgacatagcgaacaaggcaaagactcaacccaaactgctgcatagccacatcaggaggaaaacaacagtgaaggaacaggtaatgaaactgaggataggggcagaaagattcactacaaaggacaaggaagtgtgagagaaactgaataagaaattccaggaagtcttcatatcagagcaaggagaagtcccagagataagggagggaacatcaaaccagacaccactagaggagtgtgTGGGGAGGTGATGAAGCATCTGCTaaatttggacgtgacaaaggcaataggcccggatggaatctcaccatggattatAAAGGAAGAAGCAGAAACTCTGTGCcaaccactctccatggtgtacaacaagtcactggtaacagatgaactgccaaaaatttggaagacggtcaatgtagtcccaatatacaagaagggtgataggcaagaggcactgaactacaggccagtgtccctaacttgcatccaTGTAAGATGATGGAaaggattgtgcgaaaaaagccagTGGAACATCTTTagcaaaggaactttgtaacacaatatctgcatgggttcagagatggcaaatcatgcctaacaggattaattgagttcaatgaccaggcaacaaaagtcaggcaagagagagagaggactgggtagactgcatatttctggactgccagaaagcttttgacacagtaccacattagagactagtgcacaaactggagatgcaggcaggagtgaaagggaaggtactccactgtatAAGAGAGcacttaagcaacaggacacagcgattcaccgtgaggggtgaggtctcggagtggcgcagagtcaccagtggagtcccacagggatcagtccttggacctatactgtttctgatatatgtaaatgatctcccagaaggaattgactccttCCTCtcggtgtttgctgatgatgcaaaaattatgaggaggatcaggacagaagaggatagtatgaggctacaagattacCTAGACAATCTGAAGGAATGGTCTGACAAATAGCTGTTAAAGTTcaatccaagtaaatgtaaggtaatgaaactaggaggaggaactaggaagccattcactggataccgaacgggagatgaagtccttcacgaatcggacagagagaaagatctgggaattgacatcacaccaaacctgtctcccgaagcccacatcaaaagaataacatcagcggcctatgcgaggctggctaacatcagaactactttcaggaacttgtgtaaggaatccttcagaaccttgtataccacatatgtaaggccaatcctggagtatgcggccccagcatagagaCCTTATCTAGtccagcacaagacgaagctggaaaaagttcagaggtatgccacaaggctagtcccagaactaagagccatgagttatgaggacagactacgtgaattgcacctcacgtcgctggaagacagaagagctaggggagacataatcaccacatacaaaattctcaggggaattgacagggtggacaaggatggattatttaacacaggtggcacacgcacaaggggacacaggtggaagctgagtacccaaatgagccacacagacattagaaagacttttttcagtgtcaaggtagttagtaaatggaatgcactaggaagtaatgtgatggaggctgactccatgcacagtttcaaatgtagatatgacagagcccagtaggctcaggaatctgtacatcagttgattgacggttgagaggcgggaccaaagacccagagctcaacccccgcatgcacaattaggtgagtacacacacacacggcataaCATTATAAACAACTACTGAACATCTGATACACAAATAACAATCAACCAAATAAAATGCATGAACGGCACGTTTCATCCGATtgcttgatgaagattaagccaccacaagaaGTGGCTCGGGCATGAGTATAACCCGTCGGTGGTAACAGTTCATCAACTCACCAGTCCGGTCtcccgagggaggggggggggaggccaatACCACTCCCCGACCCCCACCATCGAATCATTCCAGGGCGTCAGTTTCCCCTTAATTACCAGAGGCGACACCACTCGGCTTCACCACAGTGTgggcagtgaccaccaccacactaccaccacagtgtgggcagtgaccaccaccacactaccaccacagtgtggacagtgaccaccactacactaccaccacagtgtggacagtgaccaccaccacactaccaccacagtgaggacagtgaccaccaccacagtgtggacagtgaccaccaccacagtgtggacagtgaccaccaccacactaccaccacagtgtggacagtgaccaccaccacagtgtggacagtgacgaccaccacaacactaccacaacagtgtgggcagtgaccaccaccacactaccacaacagtgtggacagtgcatgaccaccacaacactaccaccacaatccaCACACCGCCTTGTGGAGCAGCCTGACTCCACACGCACGTGTCTCTCCAGAAGACACGCCATCACcaccccttccctgtcccccccccccccacccctctctctctctctctctctctctctctctctctctctctctctctctctctctctctctctctctgtctctctctctctctctctctctgtctctctctctctctctctctctctctctctctctctctctctctctctctctctctctctctctctctctctctctctctctctctctctctctctctctctctctctctctctctctctctctctctctctctctctctctctctctctctctctctctctctctctctctctctctctctctctctctctctctctctctctctctctctctcctctctctctctctctctctctctctctctctctctctctctctctctctctctctctctctctctctctctctctctctctctctctctctctctctctctctctctctctctctctctctctctctctctctctctctctctctctctctctctctctctctctctctctctctctctctctctctctctctctctctctctctctctctctctctctctctctctctctctctctctctctctctctctctctctctctctctctctctctctccacggaAGGGCAAgaacccccacctccccccctccagtACACGGATGCGACAGACAGAAATACCGAAGGAACACCGGGGGTTCACCGGGAGGTATTAAGGCATCCTCCTTCCCCTGTGGGCGCCCCTAGTAACGCCTACACCCGTGGCCGTCGTTCACACACCACTTACACCTCATCACTCGCCACCAGCCGCGCCTCCATCGCATGCACCGGTTCGAGACAGCTGGGAACTAGACAGCAGAGGCGATGGGGAGTTACCCTCACGGAACAAGTTGGCTCTTTCCGCCGCCATATCTCCTCTTATCTGGCCTTGTCAGCGAGGAAGGCACATGCTTAGAGCACCACATGTGCTGTCCGGGTACCCCTCGACATATCCCCCCCCCGTACCACTCGCCATGCCCCCTCCCGGGTACCACTCGCCATGCCCCCTCCCGGGTACCACTCGCCATGCCCCCTCCCGGGTACCACTCGCCATGCCCCCTCCCGGGTACCACTCGCCATGCCCCCTCCCCGGGTACCACTCGTCATGCCCCCTCCCGGGTACCACTCGCAATGCCCCCTCCCGGGTACCACTCGCCATCCCCCCCCCCGGTTACCACTCgccatgccccctcccccccccccgggtaccACTCGCcatgcccctccccgggtaccacTCGCCATGCCCCTCCCCCCCTCGGGTACCACTCGCcatgcccctccccgggtaccacTCAACATGCCCCCTCCCCGGGTACCACTCAACATGCCCCCTCCCCGGGTACCACTCAacatgcccctccccccccctcgggTACCACTCGCCATGCCCCCTCCCTGGGTACCACTCAACATGCCCCCTCCCCGGGTACCACTCAACATGCCCCCTCCCCGGGTACCACCCGtcatgcccctccccccccccctcgggtaCCACTCGCcatgcccctccccgggtaccacTCAACATGCCCCCTCCCCGGGTACCACTCAACATGCCCCCTCCCCGGGTACCACTCAacatgcccctccccccccctcgggTACCACTCGCCATGCCCCCTCCCCGGGTACCACTCAAcatgcccctccccgggtaccacTCAACATGCCCCCTCCCCGGGTACCACTTAACATGCCCCCTCCCCGGGTACCACTCGTCATGCCCCCCCGGGTACCACTCGCCATGCCTCCCCCTCGGATACCACTCGCcatgcccctccccgggtaccacTCGCCATGCCCCTCCCCCCCTTCGGGTACCACTCGCCATGCCCCTCCCCCCCTTCGGGTACCACTCGCAATGCCCCCCCCCCGGGTACCACTCGCAATGCCCCCTCCCCCCGGGTATCACTCGCCATGCCCCCCCCCGGGTACCACTCGCCATGCCCCCCCCCGGGTACCACTCGCATTGCCCCCCCCCGGGTACCACTCGCcatgcccctcccccccctcccgggTACCATTCgccatgccccctcccccccgggTACCACTCGCcatgcccctcccccccctcccgggTACCACTCGccatgcccctccccccccccgggtaCCACtcgccatgcccccccccccgggtacCACTCGCCatgccccaccccccctcccgggTACCACTCGcaatgccccctcccccccccccgggtaccACTCGCcatgcccctccccgggtaccacTCGccatgcccctccccccccctcgggTACCACTCGCcatgcccctccccgggtaccacTCAACATGCCCCCTCCCCGGGTACCACTCGCCATGCCCCTCAACCCCCCACGGGTACCACTCGCCATGCCCCTCAACCCCCCACGGGTACCACTCAACATGCCCCCTCCCCGGGTACCACTCAACATGCCCCCCCCCCGGGTACCACTCGCCATGCCCCTCCCCGGGCACCACTCAACATGCCCCCTCCCCGGGTACCACTCGCcatgcccctcccccccctcggGTACCACTCGCCTTGCCCCTCCTCGGGTACCACTCGCCATGCCCCTCCCCCCCGGGTACCACTCAAcatgcccctccccgggtaccacTCGCcatgcccctccccgggtaccacTCGCAATGCCCCTCCTCCCCCCCGGGTACCACTCGCCATGCCCCGTACCCCCCCCCCGGGTCCCACTCAACATGCCCCCTCCCCGGGTACCACTCGCcatgcccctccccgggtaccacTCGCcatgcccctccccgggtaccacTCGTCATGCCTCGACACTGTTCTCGGGAGAAACGGGACTGGCGAGCCACCCCAAGAGCCTTCCCATAACGCCCTATGACACTGGCGATCAGATCGTCAAGCATCTCAGAAGGTGGAACACCAGGCAGCGGGGCACCAAGCAGCGGGGCACCAAGCAGCAGGGCACCAGGCAGCGGGGCACCAAGCAGCGGGGCACCAAGCAGCAGGGCACCAGGCAGCGGGGCACCAAGCAGTGGAGCAACAGTCAGCAGAGCACCAAGCAGCGGGGCACCAAGCAGCGGGGCACCAAGCAGTGGAGCAACAGTCACCAGAGTACCAAGCAGCGGGGCACCAAGCAGCGGGGCACCAAGCAGTGGAGCAACAGTCACCAGAGCACCAAGCAGCGGGGCACCAAGCAGTGGGGCACCAAGCAGCGGGGCAACAAGCAGCGGGGCACCAAGCAGTGGAGCAACAGTCACCAGAGTACCAAGCAGCGGGGCACCAAGCAGCGGGGCACCAAGCAGCGGGGCACCAAGCAGCGGGGCACCAAGCAGTGGAGCAACAGTCAGCAGAGCACCAAGCAGCGGGGCACCAAGCAGTGGAGCAACAGTCACCAGAGTACCAAGCAGCGGGGCACCAAGCAGCGGGGCACCAAGCAGTGGAGCAACAGTCACCAGAGCACCAAGCAGCGGGGCACCAAGCAGCGGGGCACCAAGCAGTGGAGCAACAGTCACCAGAGCACCAAGCAGTGGGGCACCAAGCAGTGGGGGACCAAGCAGCGGGGCACCAAGCAGTGGGGCACCAAACAGCGGAGCAAAAGTCAGCGGAGCACCAAGCAGCGGGGCACCAAGCAGTGGGGTACCAAGCAGAGGGGCACCAAGCAG
Above is a window of Procambarus clarkii isolate CNS0578487 chromosome 11, FALCON_Pclarkii_2.0, whole genome shotgun sequence DNA encoding:
- the LOC138363385 gene encoding uncharacterized protein slr1819-like, producing MNVAVFVVLHTNTEDVVGASLLGAPLLDAPLLDAPLLDAPLIGAPLPGALLLGAPLLDAPLLGAPLPGALLLGAPLPGALLLDSPLPGAPLLGAPLSGALLLDSPLPGALLLGALLLGALLPGAPLPGDPLFGAPLLGAPLLGAPLLGAPLLGTPLPGAPLLGAPMPGAPMPGAPLPGAPLLGAPLLGAPLLGAPLLAAPLLGAPLLGAPLLGTPLLGAPLLGAPLTFAPLFGAPLLGAPLLGPPLLGAPLLGALVTVAPLLGAPLLGAPLLGALVTVAPLLGAPLLGAPLLGTLVTVAPLLGAPLLGALLTVAPLLGAPLLGAPLLGAPLLGAPLLGTLVTVAPLLGAPLLVAPLLGAPLLGAPLLGALVTVAPLLGAPLLGAPLLGTLVTVAPLLGAPLLGAPLLGALLTVAPLLGAPLPGALLLGAPLLGAPLPGALLLGAPLLGGVMGRLLGWLASPVSPENSVEA